A region from the Chanodichthys erythropterus isolate Z2021 chromosome 5, ASM2448905v1, whole genome shotgun sequence genome encodes:
- the olig4 gene encoding oligodendrocyte transcription factor 4: MDSDASSTCSRSSSPDLAVDSSFFSNKMFQAYGETGQPRSEKVSGRPQSSDSSAKSRARADRPKDDLQDLRLKVNSRERKRMHDLNQAMDGLREVMPYAQGPSVRKLSKISTLLLARNYILMLSSSLEEMKKLVGDVYGASAQSHSARRVLPPTSAAPAPQLQLLSLAPSLHSLVGSTSASTPTVAQAPHSPPSAGYLGFPAPHLPSLLKDPLHLSSGYRHFPGMPCPCSLCQPLPASTASLHSLSMGK, from the coding sequence ATGGACTCAGATGCAAGTTCCACATGCAGTCGGTCTTCTTCACCTGACCTGGCCGTGGACTCCAGCTTCTTCTCCAACAAGATGTTCCAAGCTTACGGAGAAACGGGGCAGCCCAGGTCCGAGAAAGTTTCCGGACGGCCGCAGAGCTCCGACTCCAGCGCCAAGAGCCGCGCACGGGCGGATCGGCCCAAAGACGACCTGCAAGATCTACGACTCAAAGTGAACAGCCGCGAGCGCAAACGCATGCACGACCTCAACCAGGCTATGGACGGGCTCCGGGAGGTGATGCCCTACGCGCAGGGCCCGTCTGTACGCAAGCTCTCCAAAATCTCCACCCTGCTCCTCGCCAGAAACTACATCCTCATGCTGTCCAGCTCTCTGGAGGAGATGAAGAAGCTGGTTGGTGATGTGTACGGAGCAAGTGCTCAGAGTCACTCAGCTAGACGGGTTTTACCGCCGACTTCGGCGGCTCCGGCACCCCAGTTGCAGCTGCTCTCGCTTGCCCCATCGCTGCACTCTCTGGTGGGCAGCACCTCGGCTTCGACCCCGACCGTGGCTCAAGCCCCTCACTCTCCACCCTCGGCTGGGTATCTGGGCTTCCCCGCTCCACACCTTCCCTCCCTGCTGAAAGACCCTCTGCATCTCTCCAGCGGATACAGGCATTTCCCCGGCATGCCTTGCCCCTGCTCCCTCTGCCAGCCTCTCCCAGCTTCCACAGCCAGCCTGCACAGCCTCTCCATGGGGAAGTGA